A genomic region of Gemmata massiliana contains the following coding sequences:
- a CDS encoding response regulator: protein MTDRDLTILLAEDDEGHAFLVQQNLIDAGLSNRIVHAKDGQEALDYIHCTGTFAGRSCSGPLLLLLDINMPRVDGVEVLRRLKADPKTDQLPVIVLTTTDDPREVRRCYELGCSSYVTKPVDYDRFVEAIRRLGLFLSIVQIPGEIPPM from the coding sequence ATGACCGACCGCGATCTAACGATCCTCTTGGCCGAGGACGACGAGGGGCACGCCTTTCTCGTTCAGCAGAACCTGATCGACGCCGGGCTGTCGAATCGGATCGTCCACGCGAAGGACGGGCAAGAGGCCCTCGACTACATCCATTGCACGGGCACTTTCGCGGGGCGCTCGTGTAGCGGCCCGTTGCTGCTGCTCTTGGACATCAATATGCCGCGCGTGGACGGGGTCGAGGTGCTGCGCCGCCTCAAAGCGGACCCGAAGACCGATCAGCTACCGGTGATCGTGCTGACCACCACCGACGACCCGCGCGAGGTCAGGCGGTGTTACGAGTTGGGGTGCTCCAGTTACGTCACCAAACCGGTCGACTACGACCGGTTCGTCGAGGCGATCCGCCGGCTGGGGTTGTTCCTCTCCATCGTTCAGATTCCCGGGGAAATCCCGCCGATGTAG
- a CDS encoding response regulator gives MTATLTTTVLIVEDDPGIAELERVRLEEAGYDVQIAYTTEEALLTVGRGEVDLVLLDYRLPGDLNGLEFYARVKESGYDLPVILVTGFGNEATVIQAMRVGIRDFVTKSLEYLDYLPEAVARVLRQVGTERRLVESEALLAGVIESAKDALIVIGADRRVSLFNPAAERMFGCAMEDALGQLITDFIPDELQPASSDADDAGADFVSRRLRTGAEGVRASGERFPLEASVSRGQADGRRFYTLVVRDITERKRAEDAQKLFRALIDRATDSIEVIDPRTGRFLDVNETACATYGYTRAEFLALSASATDTRPLAELIADWHRADGQIIESVHRRKNGSTFPVEVSLNFVDLDREYLVAVVRDVTERKRAGEALRRSEALLRRAESMAHVAGWVYELASESYVSSEEGALIYGCAPGTHAAGLMTARAHPDDRPDLESALREARVGVPFAIEHRVVVEGQVKWVSVRGEPEIGADGRVVRVIGVTQDVTARRHLEDQFRQAQKMEAFGQLAGGVAHDFNNLLTVINGYSELALAQLPSANPMREDIAAVRDAGERAAGLTSQLLSFSRRARLEPQVLDPNAVVGDTGKMLRRLIGENISLTTTLDPAVHRVRVDPGQMGQILINLAVNARDAMPDGGQLTIETQNVELDGEYARVHHGTTGGHHVMIAVTDTGTGMPPDVKARIFEPFFTTKGVGKGTGLGLATVYGIVKQSGGHVEVYSEVGVGTSFKVYLPAVGDVSEDTNAAPAEVRGGTESVLLVEDQADVRKFGQQVLRGYGYTVLAAANGKDAARVLEDQPVVDILVTDVVMPGANGRELAESLKVRYPGLKVLFLSGYTDDAVIRHGILGTGDSFLQKPFTPSALARKVREILDR, from the coding sequence ATGACCGCGACGCTCACCACCACCGTCCTGATCGTTGAAGACGACCCCGGGATCGCCGAACTCGAGCGCGTGCGCCTGGAAGAGGCCGGGTACGACGTTCAGATCGCGTACACGACGGAGGAGGCGCTGCTCACGGTCGGGCGCGGCGAGGTGGATCTCGTGCTCCTCGATTACCGCTTGCCGGGCGACCTGAACGGGCTGGAGTTCTACGCCCGCGTCAAGGAGTCCGGGTACGACCTGCCGGTGATCCTGGTGACCGGGTTCGGCAACGAGGCCACCGTGATCCAGGCCATGCGCGTCGGGATCCGGGACTTCGTCACCAAGTCCCTGGAGTACCTCGACTACCTCCCGGAGGCGGTGGCGCGGGTGCTGCGCCAGGTGGGGACCGAGCGCCGGCTGGTCGAGTCCGAGGCGCTCCTGGCCGGGGTGATCGAGTCGGCCAAGGACGCGCTCATCGTGATCGGGGCGGACCGGCGCGTGAGCCTGTTCAACCCGGCCGCCGAGCGCATGTTCGGGTGCGCGATGGAGGACGCCCTGGGGCAACTGATTACCGACTTCATCCCCGACGAACTCCAACCGGCGTCCAGCGACGCGGACGATGCCGGCGCGGACTTCGTGAGCCGCCGGTTGCGCACCGGGGCGGAGGGGGTCCGGGCGAGCGGGGAGCGGTTCCCGCTCGAGGCGTCGGTGTCGCGCGGGCAGGCGGACGGGCGCCGGTTCTACACACTCGTGGTGCGCGACATCACCGAGCGCAAGCGCGCGGAGGACGCGCAGAAACTGTTCCGCGCGCTGATCGACCGGGCGACCGACTCGATCGAGGTGATCGACCCGCGAACGGGCCGGTTCCTCGACGTGAACGAGACCGCGTGCGCGACCTACGGGTACACGCGGGCCGAGTTCCTCGCGCTGAGCGCCTCTGCTACCGATACACGACCCCTGGCCGAGCTGATCGCCGACTGGCACCGGGCCGACGGGCAGATCATTGAGAGCGTCCACCGGCGCAAGAACGGCTCGACGTTCCCGGTGGAAGTGAGCCTGAACTTCGTCGACCTGGACCGCGAGTACCTCGTCGCGGTGGTGCGCGACGTCACCGAGCGCAAGCGCGCGGGGGAGGCCCTGCGCCGGAGTGAGGCGCTGCTCCGCCGGGCCGAATCGATGGCCCACGTCGCCGGGTGGGTCTACGAACTGGCGAGCGAGTCCTACGTCAGTTCGGAGGAGGGGGCGCTGATCTACGGGTGCGCGCCCGGCACGCACGCGGCCGGGCTCATGACCGCCCGGGCGCACCCGGACGACCGCCCGGACCTGGAGTCCGCGCTCCGCGAGGCCCGGGTCGGGGTGCCGTTCGCGATCGAGCACCGGGTCGTTGTCGAGGGGCAGGTCAAGTGGGTGAGCGTGCGCGGGGAACCGGAGATCGGGGCCGACGGGCGCGTCGTGCGGGTCATCGGGGTCACCCAGGACGTCACCGCCCGGCGGCACCTGGAGGACCAGTTCCGCCAGGCGCAGAAGATGGAAGCGTTCGGCCAGCTCGCGGGCGGGGTCGCGCACGACTTCAACAACCTCCTCACGGTTATTAACGGGTACAGCGAACTCGCGCTGGCCCAGCTCCCGAGCGCGAACCCGATGCGCGAGGACATCGCCGCGGTCCGGGACGCGGGGGAGCGCGCCGCCGGGCTGACGAGCCAGCTCCTGTCGTTCAGCCGCCGGGCGCGCCTGGAGCCACAGGTGCTGGACCCGAACGCGGTGGTCGGCGACACAGGAAAGATGCTCCGGCGCCTGATCGGGGAGAACATCTCCCTGACGACCACTCTGGACCCGGCGGTCCACCGGGTGCGCGTGGACCCGGGGCAGATGGGCCAGATCCTGATCAACCTCGCCGTGAACGCGCGCGACGCGATGCCCGACGGCGGGCAGTTGACCATCGAGACGCAGAACGTCGAACTCGACGGCGAGTACGCCCGCGTGCACCACGGCACCACCGGTGGGCACCACGTGATGATCGCGGTGACGGACACCGGGACCGGGATGCCCCCGGACGTGAAGGCCCGGATCTTCGAGCCGTTCTTCACCACGAAGGGCGTCGGCAAGGGGACCGGGCTGGGGCTCGCGACCGTGTACGGCATCGTGAAACAGAGCGGCGGGCACGTGGAGGTGTACAGCGAGGTCGGGGTCGGTACCTCGTTCAAGGTCTACCTGCCGGCGGTCGGCGACGTGTCCGAAGACACGAACGCGGCCCCGGCCGAGGTGCGCGGGGGAACGGAGTCGGTTCTGCTGGTCGAGGACCAGGCCGACGTGCGCAAGTTCGGCCAGCAGGTACTCCGAGGGTACGGGTACACGGTCCTCGCGGCCGCGAACGGGAAAGACGCGGCGCGCGTGCTGGAGGACCAACCCGTCGTGGACATTCTGGTCACCGACGTGGTGATGCCGGGGGCGAACGGGCGCGAACTGGCCGAGAGCCTGAAGGTCCGGTACCCGGGACTCAAGGTTCTGTTCCTGAGCGGGTACACCGACGACGCGGTGATCCGTCACGGGATCTTGGGGACCGGCGACTCCTTCCTTCAGAAACCGTTCACCCCGAGCGCTCTGGCCCGCAAGGTGCGCGAGATCCTGGACCGGTAA